In Ferrimicrobium acidiphilum DSM 19497, one genomic interval encodes:
- a CDS encoding respiratory chain complex I subunit 1 family protein, with protein sequence MTILLQLLFFLLIGPVSIGLIRKVHARLEGRSGAPVIQPFRRFGQLWKKETIEPTGASAIFRFAPYVLLGTSLTIAAVGPFIATSDGLGSSSDLFVVVGLLFLGNITMALAGLDLGTSFGGMGASRELTVSSLVEPTLLIAIFALSIPAGTSSLDAICRTALSDPGRLLTPADLLALGAFVVVVIAEAKRLPIDNPTTHLELTMIHEAMLLEYSGPRLAVIEWASDIRLALLLGLIANLFFPLGIANHQANVAMFVISITVLVVKVLLLATLIALAETAITKIRLTRVPELLSGSFIFAFLSIMISFFVSRR encoded by the coding sequence ATGACGATACTCCTCCAACTGTTATTCTTCCTCCTCATCGGTCCGGTCTCGATCGGCCTGATCCGCAAGGTTCATGCGCGCCTTGAGGGACGAAGTGGCGCACCCGTCATACAACCCTTTCGACGCTTTGGCCAGCTATGGAAGAAGGAGACCATAGAGCCCACTGGGGCAAGTGCGATCTTCCGTTTTGCTCCTTATGTTCTCCTCGGCACCAGTCTCACTATCGCAGCCGTCGGACCGTTCATCGCTACTTCAGATGGACTTGGTTCCTCGTCCGATCTCTTTGTCGTAGTAGGACTACTATTTCTCGGGAACATTACCATGGCCTTAGCCGGCCTGGACCTAGGGACATCCTTTGGCGGCATGGGCGCCTCGCGGGAACTCACCGTATCGTCGCTTGTCGAACCCACATTGCTCATCGCGATTTTTGCGCTGTCCATCCCTGCTGGCACTAGCTCGCTTGATGCCATCTGTAGGACGGCGCTGTCGGATCCGGGGCGCCTCTTGACTCCAGCCGATCTCTTGGCTCTCGGTGCCTTCGTCGTGGTAGTCATAGCAGAAGCAAAACGTCTCCCGATCGACAACCCGACGACCCACCTGGAGCTGACCATGATCCACGAAGCGATGCTTCTAGAGTACTCTGGCCCACGGCTTGCTGTCATCGAGTGGGCATCTGATATCCGACTCGCATTACTGCTCGGTCTCATAGCCAACCTTTTTTTCCCGCTCGGGATCGCCAACCACCAAGCCAACGTAGCGATGTTTGTGATCTCGATCACAGTGCTCGTCGTCAAAGTCCTACTGCTTGCTACACTTATCGCACTCGCCGAAACTGCGATCACCAAAATCAGGTTAACGAGGGTCCCAGAACTACTTTCTGGATCGTTCATTTTCGCATTCCTTTCGATCATGATCTCGTTCTTCGTGAGCAGGCGATGA
- a CDS encoding proton-conducting transporter membrane subunit, with product MALILFGVVVGLPLLAIASATLHAPHRLTWIGTLVVDASILVAGALVLLVHPGTVLMANNFRLDPLAGILLLVIGSVAILSGASSRTYLSHQLLDDPVADHKWRLYWGLFNLFTLTMVLAVVSNNLGITWIAIEATTVSTTFLVGFKRTPKSLEAAWKYAIICSFGLSVALLGVVVIYFGATKAGIPGSQALLINVLLQHAKELNPSILRIGIGLCIVGFGAKAGLVPFHTWLPDAHSQAPAPISAMMSGVLLSVAASVVLRVTELSSAILGPSYARLLLLIIGILTMGVAALLIFGQQELKRMLAQSSMEQMGLIAIAIAINTELAIAALLLHIFVHGIAKSSAFIAAGQMEEVTSKHRIADIAGMLRTHPHLARGFLLALIALLAVPPFGLFWSEAGIITATVRAGYLLPAILVVLLLLIASIGLVRAGLALTLSDPLPTKLRTLQTRSLHPVVIATSIAAVVGLVGTPTTHIIVQAASSILQKV from the coding sequence ATGGCGCTTATCCTGTTCGGCGTCGTAGTGGGTCTCCCTCTGTTGGCAATTGCTTCGGCCACTCTACACGCACCACACCGACTCACTTGGATAGGTACCCTCGTTGTGGATGCCTCTATCCTTGTCGCTGGGGCTCTTGTCCTGCTGGTGCACCCAGGTACTGTTCTGATGGCGAACAACTTCCGGCTCGACCCACTTGCAGGGATCCTATTGCTGGTGATCGGGTCGGTTGCAATCCTCTCCGGGGCGTCGAGCAGGACCTATCTCAGTCATCAGCTTCTCGACGACCCAGTCGCTGATCATAAGTGGCGACTCTACTGGGGTCTTTTTAATCTCTTCACCCTCACCATGGTCCTAGCCGTCGTCTCGAACAACCTCGGCATCACCTGGATCGCTATCGAGGCAACGACGGTGTCAACGACCTTCCTCGTCGGGTTCAAGCGGACGCCAAAATCCCTCGAAGCCGCCTGGAAGTACGCCATCATCTGCTCCTTCGGACTCTCAGTTGCTCTACTTGGCGTCGTCGTGATCTACTTCGGCGCCACCAAAGCAGGGATCCCAGGATCGCAGGCTCTGCTGATCAACGTACTCCTGCAGCACGCTAAGGAGTTGAACCCGAGCATTCTTCGCATTGGTATCGGTCTCTGTATCGTTGGCTTTGGAGCCAAAGCGGGCTTGGTGCCTTTTCACACCTGGTTGCCGGATGCCCATTCTCAAGCCCCGGCACCGATCTCGGCCATGATGTCTGGCGTCCTTCTTTCAGTAGCCGCCTCCGTCGTACTTCGTGTCACCGAGCTCTCATCGGCGATACTCGGTCCTTCCTATGCGCGACTGCTCCTTTTGATCATTGGTATTCTCACCATGGGGGTTGCGGCTCTCTTAATCTTCGGCCAACAAGAGCTTAAGCGAATGCTGGCCCAGTCATCAATGGAACAGATGGGTTTGATCGCCATCGCCATCGCCATCAATACTGAGCTAGCCATAGCAGCCCTTCTATTACACATCTTTGTCCATGGCATCGCGAAGAGTTCAGCTTTTATCGCTGCGGGCCAAATGGAAGAGGTAACAAGCAAACATCGGATCGCAGACATCGCGGGCATGTTGCGGACTCACCCTCATCTCGCCCGCGGCTTCCTCCTTGCACTCATCGCATTGCTTGCTGTGCCACCATTTGGGCTCTTCTGGAGTGAGGCGGGAATCATCACCGCAACAGTGCGGGCCGGATACCTTCTCCCTGCGATACTTGTGGTGTTACTTCTGCTGATCGCCTCGATTGGCCTAGTGCGTGCTGGCCTCGCACTCACGTTGTCGGACCCACTGCCGACCAAACTCAGAACGCTCCAGACTCGA